The DNA segment gcggccgaaaatgaggcaccgagagcgtgTATAATACCTCTGctatgacccctggaggaaaggCGTTTTTTCCTCCAGGCCCCAGGGTCTACGTCCgaactcacgcggccgaaaatgaggcaccgagagcgggtaaaatacctccttgatgacccctggaggaaaagggTTTGTCCTCTCAAAAtccaaagtcttttcctccaggctccaggggccacgtccagactcacacggccgaaaatgaggcaccgagagcgtgTATAATACCTCTGctatgacccctggaggaaaggCGTTTTTTCCTCCAGGCCCCAGGGTctacgtccggactcacgcggccgaaaatgaggcaccgagagcgggtaaaatacctccgcgatgacccctggaggaaaagggTTTGTCCTCTCAAAAtccaaagtcttttcctccaggctccaggggctacatcaggactcacgcggccgaaaatgaggcaccgagagcgggtaaaatacctctgtaatgacccctggaggaaaagtgttttccctctccaaattcaaagtcttttcatccaggcggctgagaatgaggtcaacctattgttcagtatgttcaagttgaatatgttcatgttcagtcttgtgcagacatcatttagGATAaattaaatggttccttttggtgagGAAGACTgagtagaactacttttttacCCCTCAAAAAAGTACTCAGGAGTCGTTAGGAGAATTAAAGTTCTCATTAAGGGAACTTTAATTCTCTtaatccggtcttgatgttgggtctttgttgataatagaacatggaggacggtctagacctgctctgtttggaaggagtctgaggagaacgtttgttgggatttggcgctttataaataaaggttgattgactCTGGCCTTGTGAGGGCTCCGGACTtcaaacacctcagactctGTGCCTCTCTACTCTCTCCTCCAGACTCTCGGACCTTGATTGGAGCAACAGTCCAGTTCAGGTTGTGTCTTGATATTGGCTTGTTATGACTCTTGATGCTCGGACTCCAGCCTTAGTCCACTCCTCGTGAcgctctccaaagttcttgagTCGACTTTTCTTGACGACCCTGATCTGCCTCCATGAGTTGGACACTTGAAGTGATAATCTGAGCCTCTCAGGGACACGATTCAAGAACATTTAGTGGACTGGTTTTAGTCAGGAACAAAGGATTACACTGCTGCAGAGTGTGTTAGTTTAGTGTTTACGCTGCTCTTCTCTAATCCTGTTCCCTTAGGTTCGTCCTGCAGCACAGGTCACTGAGATGATCTGTCTAAAAGTGAAGCAGCTTCATGATGCAAACTGGAGTCAGGCACAAAGATAGCAGCTAATCTTGTCCTCCTGCTCCGGGGCCCCTGACGCCTCACCGCGCTCTGGGTGAAGTCACAGGGTGCAACATGTGATTtcacctctgcaggattctcaGCCTCTGTCTGAGCTCAACTTCCCCTCCAGCGCTCGCAGAGTTAACAGGAAACATGAGCTCAGAGTCACAGcccgtttgtttttcttctcttcttctcctttttttctctctcaggctGCTGAGGATGTGAGAGAACCACAACACCAAACACTTCTTCACCCACAGCTGAAGACGACGTCTGAGCAGGAAGAAGTTTAAAGGTAAGTGTCTCTAACTTTTTAGGTGTGTCTTTGTAAAGACCCTCAACTTCTTCTGCTCTCTGATCCGTCTGGAGTTAGTTCAGAAAGTCTTAATGCTGTTAATCCCAGCAGGGGTCTGATCAGCTCTGCAGGGATTAACTGAAGTGTCTGATCTTTATTaagtgagcagagagaggaggtttgGTTCTCTCTCCggctttattttcttcttcacttgAACCATCAGTCAGAGTGTTCGGATCCAAATGAGCGTCCTCGTCATGAGAAGTTTTTAACGTACGCTTTTTGTCTTATTCCTGGATTAACCCGTGTTACGTAATCTTCATAATCTAAAAGAAATCAGCATCCTGTTGATTTACAGCTGCACACTTCATGCACATGAGCAGAAGAGTTACAAAAGCACAAAGAATTTCATCGAGgagaaaaaagcagaaagatGCACTTTCAAAAAATACAAGCAACAATCCTCCaggcctctagggggcgctgGAAGTGGGACTGGATTTAAGAGAAAGATTTGTTGACATATTTACTCACTTTGGAGCTGGGGACTCTGTAGCATGAGAATACAAGTCtttgtccttcaacagctccactggctccccgtaaaacagcgcatccatttcaagatcctgctcaccacgtacaaatccctcaataacctggccccccccatacctcactgaccttctccggtactaccacccctcccgccgtctccgatcctctgactccaacctcctcactcccatcactaaatccaagcaccgtaccttgggggaccgggcctttgccatagccgcccccaccctctggaactctctccccccacacatccgtgcttctgactcacttcattcatttaagaaacagttaaaaacttaccttttcaaacaggcattcccctcacattaatttttccacctcttcccttgtcgtctgtttgtcttgtatgtctttatttgtatttatttatttatttgtaaagcgtctttgagttatttaaaagcgctatataaaacttaggtattattattattattataatacagcGTGgatgcagtgttaattttggcagctattttagatttagtcttagtctttagacgaaaaaatgttagttttagtcacatttaagTCTTTTCAGCCTTTTATAGTTTTagttgtctttgatttttgcagaaacatcttcactctttaaataattcatgtagtggatcagatatcagggttataccaagagttcaaatcatcaacactcctttaacactttgtgtaatatctgaagttaaataattcagcctctcactgctaaaatgtcaaaagaaaacattctctctgtgaccactgtgactgtatttagattctcttgattcgaataaaatgtcatgaaaggactgtattgcacatttacgacggtccctgaatgcacctcacagTGACAGGCGCtctggacagtcagtcagttcacggcactctgaaatgcatcttcatctttgatgacgaggagttgatccaaacttactgaatgtgtctgatgtttcaccaaactggattacatcaagctgtagacggtaaccacggcaacaacgtcaaacatcaaatattaaacagacgtccccccggttgtgtctttgtcactaacgcacaccggggggtaaaaatcctcaatgaagatgagacagatgcatggaggtgaggagagctggttcataaagcacacctgctgcaggtagagaccaagctaacactgagcccctcagataagaactcagcctgtcacaggaagtcatcacgccatctttaaagacacacagcacagggggaaacatggattcaacatgtctttattctttcttctttctttctttctttctttctttctttctttctttccttctttctttctttctttccttctttctttctttccttctttccatctttcttctttctttctctctttccctttttcctttttctttctgactctctttctttttctacctttctttctctctctctttgtttcttcatcctttgtgtttcctttctggttcataaagcacacctgctgcaggtagagaccaagctaacactgagcccctcagataagaactcagcctgtcacaggaagtcatcacgccatctttaaagacacacagcacagggggaaacatggagtcaacatgtctttattctttctttctttctttctttctttctttctttctttctttctttctttcattttttctttcttctttctctctttctttctctctctctctctttctttcattcttctttctttcattccttctttctttttttccatctttctttcttttgttctttctttccttctttctctttttcctttctttgttttgttctttctttctttccatctttctttcttttgttctctttctttccttctctctctcttctttcttctttcttcctttccttctttctttctttctttctttcttctttctttcattccttctttctttctttccatctttctttcttttgttctttctttccttctttctctttttcctttctttgttttgttctttctttctttccatctttctttcttttgttctttctttctttctttctctctctctttctttctttccttcttcctttccttctttctttctttctttctttcttctttctttcattccttctttctttctttccatctttctttcttatgttctttctttctatctttctcttttttctttctttctttctttctctctctctttctttctttccttcttcctttccttctttctttttttccatctttctttcttttgttctttctttccttctttctttcttctttctctttttcctttctcttttttcattctttctttctttctctctttcccttgttcctttttctttctgacTCTATctttttctacctttctttctctctctctttgtttcttcttcctttgtgtttcctttctggttcataaagcacacctgctgcaggtagagaccaagctaacactgagcccctcagataagaactcagcctgtcacaggaagtcatcacgccatctttaaagacgcacagcacagggggaaacatggattctgaatGTCTCACGGTCCAACATTAAAGTCttcgtctcgtcaacaaaatcaaaacatatgttcgtcttagtttttattatcagtgatgaacTTTAACTCGTCTTCTTCATGAGAAACGGgtcgttgatgaacatttatcctCATGATTCTCGTTATTGAAATCAACCCTGCGTGGATGCCGTTAATAAATGTGGGAAAAAGTTTCAATTTGTGACGTCACAGATTGGCGAATGTCCTTTTAAAGAGCGTAACAAACATAACATTTAGCAACTAATAATCATTTGTCGTTTTGAATGAAGAACAATTCGATTTGTTGTACGCTAACAGCGGAGGagtgccttaaagagacagtagctgaattGAAGATATTCGGACAGAGGCTGAGATCAGTGAGGAGTGTTTGAGCTGTGGGTCGCGTGAAGCTGCTACAGAGCTATCAGAGGGACGACATAAAGACTGAACATGAGCACAAGACTCCGTCTTTAAAGGTTTTCATCTCTCTTCAAATGAAGAGtgatgcaaatgaaaaaaaaacacatcagttaaaattaaaaaggacTACTGAGACAAGTTCAAAATCTGCTGCAAAGAGCCAAAACAGAATCAACCAAACACCAAACATGAGGCAAATATTTCACAGATGTAGAGTCAGAAACACTGCAAAACCAGTCATCACAAAATAAGTGTGaaggcctgtagggggcgctttGAGTAGAAAGGGGAACATTTCTCATGGACACGTTTATTTGCATAGGAGCTTAGGACATTTTAAGTCTTTGGatgttattttgatttattttctgaagGCTCTGAACTCCCTGAAGATGAGTGACATGAGTAAACTTTACAATTACTAGAGCGCTAAATCGGACTAGATGATAcgtactttgtccacagggggcgccaaaatccacacaaacagaaagagccTCAGAGATGCTTTATGTTTGAGATTTTGTATTTGAGTGTGATGCTTTTTAGTGGATTCTTCCTGGTCCTTTATTGCCTTACTTCCTGGATGCCCGCTCTATCTACTCTGTCACAGAAGTTCTTTTCTTCAGGCAGGCTGCTTTGGTCATTCAGGAAAGTTACTGTAAGTGTAAGATAAAACAAGTGGAagtcaaacaggaaacagagacaTGAGCTCACAATCTGCTGCTTCCCTGGGGTTTGTTCactctgcagaaagagagaagagtggGCGTGTCTCTCACTGCTGGTTTCATGTTTCTGCTCCTTTCACAGATCAACAGACGACGCTCGGCTGAAGACAAACATGGCTCTGTTCTTCTCCGGAGCCGTTACAAGTACGTcagccttacacacacacacacacacacacgcacacacacacacacacacacacacacacacacacacacacacacacacacacacacacacacaatcatgccACAACAAAGGATTTGAATCTAAGCATGGATGTCTAAAaagttgttgtctttttttgctCAAGGTTTAAAATTTGAAAGCTCAGAAAGATTTGAACTTCCCTGATTTTTCATTCgaacattttattgttattttaaaacagtttgggAATGTCCTGAAAGAGAATTAGGGGCACTGAAATTTGTTTTCAGAATCATGACTTGCTCTAATgactctgagaaaaaagttagaataaaataaaaaataaaaaaaacaagttggaCCTCAAAGAAAATCAGTTGCAGTaaattttaaagataaatatcTGACTACtgttcttagaattctgactttgatcacagaattccgactttgatGAAAGAATTCCGACTTTGATAAAATAATTCCGACTTTTATCTccaaactctgactttgatcttaaaattctgactttgatctcagaattgcgacctttgatctcagaattctgactttgatctcagaattgcGACCTTTGACCAAagagttctgactttgatctcagtattctgactttgatctcagaattctgactttgatctcagaattgcgacctttgatctcagaattctgactttgatctcagaattgcgacctttgatctcagaattctgactttgatctcagaattgcGACCTTTGACCAAagagttctgactttgatcacagtattctgactttgatctcagaattccgactttgatctcagaattctgactttgatctcagaattctgactttgatctcagaattccgactttgatctcagaattctgactttgatctcagaattgcGACCTTTGACCAAAGAGTTCTGACTTTCATCAcagtattctgactttgatctccgaattctgactttgatctcagaattccgacctgtgatctcagaattccgacctttgatctcagaattctgactttgatctcagaagtcCGACCtgtgatctcagaattctgactttgatctcagaattccgacctttgatctcaaaattctgactctGATCTCAGAATTTCGACTTTGATCAAAGAATTCCAACTTCGATCAAAGAATTCCGACTTTGATCacagaattccgactttgatCTTGGAAATTCtgggatcaaagacagaattgtatttatttattttgctcatAAATCTGTAAATATTTATAGAAATATGAGGAAAACacaggtcaacatttttttactgTCATAATTCTCTGTCATTAATGAACAGTACAAAGAGCAAAAGGATTTAGAATTGAATTCCAGTACATGGCAGCCGTGAAACAGGCAGTAATGGCTTCAATGTTCCACTCATAGTTGTCCACATTTTAAAAGCAGTTGTGAGAATCAGCTTGTTGTGTTTAAACTCTGGCTCTGTGTGTTTAACTGGCGTTGGAGTAGATTGCTCCACTCTGCAGCAGTGacaacaggctgtaatggctgtaATGTAATATTTGGGGGCAGTTGTTCCAGATTAAAATACATCTCATaaaggttcttgtttttgtctgagaATAACAAGGGACAAAAACACGACCTCTCAGTGTAGATACACTGATACAAGGGTTCTGTTTCAGCCATTACAGCTGCAGGCTGTTAAAGAGACAATAGTGCAtcttaaagacacacagacGATGATGAAAGTGTCTGAACAATGAGCTCCCTGTCTGCCACATTCCTCCTCAGCGTTTATCAGCATTACGTCACCTCCTTTcagcagagtaaatttactcaAGTGGTTTCCCAGGCTGACCTGAGGAACGCTCTCCGCCTCTTCAAGCTGATAAACGTCAAGTCGTCTTTATTTAGAAACAAAGTCACAGAACTACAACAGAGGACACACGTGATCCAGGACTGTGTGGAGCTTTCTGTAACCTGTCTGTAAGTCTAACGGTCTGTTCTGGTGTCTCCTGTTCAGGTTCACCGATTAAACGCAAGCTGAGGGCCTACCAGTCCTGTCAGAGGTAAaactcttcagctcctccttctACATgatctgttttaatgaagtaagaagaagagggttctgATAAGTCCTGAACCTGCACTAGAAAAGAAGGGGATGTTTTTGGCATCATCTAAAACATTCACTCTTTTTTCCTGACTTGGCTTGACACTCATCTGCAGAATCTTTCAGGTCAGTGAGGCGGTTTTCTACCTCACACTAaccccccccgcccccctctgtcctcctcagcCTGGAcacgtctctcctctctcctgactCCTCGTACGTCTGTTACTCGGCTGCGGAGGGCGGAGATCCGTGCTCCTGCCGCCGCTCACCGCGCCTCCTCACCAACGGGTACTACAGCGTCACCGACGACAGCTTCTCCTGGGACGACGATGGCAACGTGTCCCTGACGCCCTGCAAATCCAACGTGTCCTACAAGGAGAACGTGGTCAGGTGAGAGCCGGTTTGAAGATGGTATATCGTAATGTATAATCAGAGACATGTGACCTGGATGAACCTCACGGTCTTCCTTCTCAGGGTTTTCCGGCGCAGACGGCGGCCTCGAAGCTCACTGGCTCGCCTGCTGAGCGACGTGACGGAGAGCTGCCAGTCCTGGCTGGACGAGAAGGTCTTCAGAGGCGTGTTCGGGACAGGACAGACCCAAAACCAAAACTGGGACCAAGACTTTGACAAGAGCCAGGACCAGGCCTGGGGCAGGAGCAGTCTGGAGGGCCAGACTCTGTTAGACGAGTCGAGCTGGTCTGGATTGAACAGCACCGAGCTGGACGACGGACGCAGCTTCACTTAcggttggttttggttctgctGAAATACTAAAAATACTTTAATGAGCTCGTTTAGAAATACTGTTAATACATCAGGTCCACAGATAGACCCTTGTGGGATCCCCTCAGGGCACTTATGAAAAGAATACTTGATGCTCTTGACTCAAACACGTAACTTTCTACTCTAACGCCAAAAACGACCCTGAAGTCTCAGAAGAGAACCCCTGTGGAGTCGCCGCATTGCTTTTCAAAACcgtcttctttccttctgtctctttCAGACCACACCGAGATCCCGCCCCCTCCTGACAAAGAAGCCCCGCCTCCGAAGATGCTCATCCAGGAGGAGATTTGTTCCGAGATCTGTCAATCAAAGGAGCGGTTCACCCAATCACTGGGCGGCTTGTCTGAAGTCCCGCCTCCCTCTGTCTTCTACACCaacagctgctgctgtcagaccTCACCTGAGCACACAGGTGAGCTGTTCAGGGGTTTAATACAAATGCACTCAGATACTGAAAGAGTGAATGTCTGTGTCCGTCTTCATGGACGGTCTGTTAGTCCAACAAAGCAGACACTCAGACGGATCATTAGTCTGATATTTACAAGAACAAATCTCTAAAAGGCTtcaactccacaaacacagccCAGAGGTTAAAGTTCAGGGACTGAATTAGCTGATGGGACAGctagcagacagctagcagacagctagcagctccTACCTGTCACCTTAATGTAACGTAAACACGTGAGTTGTAGATAAATTCAGCCGCCATGAAAAgagagtttttaccacagtgtcaacaggcagaggggacatgTGACCGACTCCTTTACTCAGATTAGTTTGACATGAATATGgtcgtccctggtgtctctGTTTCTGTATACGATTAATCACTGTTggtattctgctttgatctgttccattcttttctcctttgatctgttctattctattctcctttgatctgttctattctattctcctttgatctgttccattctattctcctttgatctgttccattctattctcctttgatctgttccattctattctcctttgatctgttccattctattctcctttgatctgttccatttcattctatatcctttgatctgttctattctattctcctttgatctgttctattgtcttctcctttgatctgttccattccattctgctttgatgtgttccattctgttctcctttgatctgttctattctattctcctttgatctgttctattgtcttctcctttgatctgttccgtcctcttctcctctctgcagattgatttgatatgccgtgtgtgatcaggtcgtccctggtgtttgtttctgttgttacagtgtttcagccaatcagaatccagtattGCTCACAGCTGttctctgatttgtttttgttcctctctgtgtttcaggattAACAGTGAAAGCTCTTCTCCTGCTCATCTTCACCATCTTCGTCCTCACTGCTCTGTACTCGGGGTAAGATTCTTTTTTTCGATATTCCAAAGCAAGATTCTTTTAAGCAAACACAAAATTTGCTCTAAGCCTCTAGTGGCCGTCAGAGGAACTGCAGCAGAAGATAAAGAGCACTGTAGTATCTGTCTGACGTGATACTTGATCGTTGTCGACATGGTGGGGTCTGGTGTGCTTGTGGGACTTGACTCTGAAACATGCTCCATGTTTCTGACCTCTTCTGTCCTTCAGGTGTTTCCTTTGGAGCGCCATGGTTGCATCGACGGTGTTCATGGCGATCACAACCGTCATGAGTAAGTACTGAACGTTTGAGTGAATAAGAGTCACTTTTattacctttcttttttttggcttGTGTCCTGTGGACCGACGGGGTcaatatacaaatataaaccTGGATGTCACAcaactttttacagctcaaccaggacAAAACGGACGGCtcaaaggctcagagagagaaactggccttcacactaaatgttcatggacttaatccaagccaagaagcaagaaaccttggtgttttatttgactctgttttaattttaaaccacatgttcgttttatcaccaaaacaaccTTTTATCACctaaagaacatttctagagtgaggctgtttctctctctgagcaacacagagagactcatgcacgcttttataaccagcaggctggactactgcaatgctctTCTCTCTGGTCCTCCAAAGAACACAATacacaaaatgcagcagctagtTTTAACAAGGACCAGatggagagcacacattacgcctattttaaaatctttacattggctgcctgttgcttttagtgttgattttaaaatgatttgacTAGTTTTTCaggcgctgcatggcctcgCACCAGGCTATATTttagagatgcttttagtgtataaaccaggaaggcctctcagatcctccggctcctctcttttagctgttcctaagagGAGAACTAAAACATtcagtgacgctgctttcagccactacgctcccacaaactatggaacagcctgccggaggatctgagaggagctgatagagatattgagacttttaaatgtaaactaaaaacatatttattcagtctggcttttatgtagggtttaacaattttattacttaccttttac comes from the Notolabrus celidotus isolate fNotCel1 unplaced genomic scaffold, fNotCel1.pri scaffold_137_arrow_ctg1, whole genome shotgun sequence genome and includes:
- the tmem71 gene encoding transmembrane protein 71, encoding MALFFSGAVTSSPIKRKLRAYQSCQSLDTSLLSPDSSYVCYSAAEGGDPCSCRRSPRLLTNGYYSVTDDSFSWDDDGNVSLTPCKSNVSYKENVVRVFRRRRRPRSSLARLLSDVTESCQSWLDEKVFRGVFGTGQTQNQNWDQDFDKSQDQAWGRSSLEGQTLLDESSWSGLNSTELDDGRSFTYDHTEIPPPPDKEAPPPKMLIQEEICSEICQSKERFTQSLGGLSEVPPPSVFYTNSCCCQTSPEHTGLTVKALLLLIFTIFVLTALYSGCFLWSAMVASTVFMAITTVMILTKSGPMGEWRRAKTEDITSRNE